A region from the Arvicola amphibius chromosome 12, mArvAmp1.2, whole genome shotgun sequence genome encodes:
- the Zc3h11a gene encoding zinc finger CCCH domain-containing protein 11A isoform X2, whose amino-acid sequence MPNQGEDCYFYFYSTCTKGDSCPFRHCEAALGNETVCTLWQEGRCFRQVCRFRHMEIDKKRSEIPCYWENQPMGCQKLNCAFHHNRGRYVDGLFLPPSKTVLPTVPELQEEEVKASQLTVQQNKLSVQSNPSPQLRSVMKVESSENVPSPTHPPVVINAADDDEDDDDQFSEEGDESKSPALQPASDARNGLRAASARKPGVSFKQGECLNFGIKTLEEIKSKKMKEKSKKQGGSLGVSSTLHQPQPNPGPEKENVRTVVRTVTLSSKQEEPLVRLSLTERLGKRKFSLGSDSEPPLKRSLAQRLGKKVEAPETNIDKTPKKERVNKAGEIHVKTLEEILLERASQKRGELQTKLKTEEPTRADDSPSGAKSSSSLRIKTFSEVLAEKKHRQQEMEKQKSKKDTSCPKLTADTEVRKTVTPPPVAVSKGQPGEPAGRARPVQEVHIKTLEEIKLEKALRVQRNSESSASSRPQPETVPGAKRLLRIAKRAGAKEEKKLEPEDIASQSSVTRPEAGESSDEAISDPTKIPVSRCDTVREKHAEKQQETEASQKEKPAVTPVQGDGASYYTRVVGKPVLTAVSGVTRHLAKRLPTESSQKGEVEASGIGDSILNAKCATQTLEKRSKAKPKVNVKPSVVKVVSSPKVAPKRKAVEVHPAVIAAVKPLSASSVLQESPTKKAAVAVVPLLSEDKSVAMSETENPKDSSVLPSTQSSAEPLLPEGSGPSSSQVATKPRRLSSASTGKPPLSVEDDFEKLIWEISGGKLEAEIDLDPGKDEDDLLLELSEMIDS is encoded by the exons ATGCCTAATCAGGGAGAAgactgctatttttatttttattctacatgCACCAAA GGTGACAGCTGCCCATTTCGTCACTGTGAAGCTGCACTAGGAAATGAAACTGTTTGCACACTATGGCAAGAAGGTCGCTGTTTTCGACAGGTGTGCAGATTTCGCCACATGGAAATTGAT AAAAAACGAAGTGAAATTCCTTGTTATTGGGAAAACCAGCCAATGGGATGTCAAAAATTAAACTGCGCCTTCCATCACAACAGAGGTCGTTACGTTGATGGACTGTTCCTACCTCCAAGCAAAA CTGTGTTACCCACTGTGCCTGAGTTGCAAGAAGAAGAAGTAAAGGCTAGCCAGCTGACAGTTCAGCAGAACAAACTGTCGGTCCAGTCTAACCCCTCCCCTCAGCTACGCAGTGTAATGAAAGTTGAAAGTTCAGAAAACGTCCCTAGCCCCACACATCCACCAGTTGTAATCAATGCTgcagatgatgatgaagatgatgatg ATCAGTTTTCTGAGGAGGGTGATGAAAGCAAATCGCCTGCCCTGCAGCCCGCTTCTGACGCTCGCAACGGACTGCGAGCGGCTTCTGCCCGCAAACCTGGAGTCAGTTTCAAGCAAG GTGAATGTTTGAACTTTGGAATAAAAACTCTTGAGGAAAttaagtcaaagaaaatgaaggaaaaatccAAGAAACAAGGTG GCTCCTTGGGAGTTTCCAGCACCTTACATCAGCCTCAGCCCAATCCGGGCCCTGAAAAGGAGAATGTCCGGACTGTGGTGAGGACAGTAACTCTATCAAGCAAACAAG AAGAGCCCTTGGTTAGACTGAGTCTTACTGAGAGACTGGGGAAACGAAAATTTTCATTGG GTAGTGACAGTGAACCCCCATTAAAGCGAAGCCTTGCACAGAGGCTGGGGAAAAAGGTGGAAGCTCCAGAAACTAACATTGATAAAACACCAAAGAAAG AGAGAGTTAATAAAGCTGGTGAGATCCACGTGAAGACATTGGAAGAAATTCTTCTTGAAAGAGCCAGTCAGAAACGTGGAGAGTTGCAAACTAAACTGAAAACCGAAGAACCTACACGGGCTGATGATTCTCCATCAGGAGCAAAAAGCTCTTCCTCCTTGCGGATCAAAACTTTCTCTGAGGTCCTAGCTGAAAAGAAACATCGGCAGCAGGAAATGGAGAAGCAGAAGTCCAAAAAGGACACAAGCTGCCCCAAGTTGACAGCAGATACTGAAGTGAGAAAGACAGTGACTCCACCACCTGTTGCAGTCAGCAAAGGACAGCCAGGGGAGCCCGCAGGAAGAGCCAGGCCTGTGCAGGAGGTGCATATTAAGACGCTAGAAGAAATTAAACTGGAGAAGGCCCTGAGGGTACAGCGGAACTCTGAGAGCAGTGCCAGCTCCCGGCCTCAACCTGAGACTGTCCCGGGGGCAAAGAGACTGCTCCGCATCGCCAAAAGAGCAG gtgcaaaagaagagaaaaaactcGAACCTGAAGACATTGCTTCTCAGAGCAGTGTTACTAGGCCAGAGGCTGGTGAG AGTTCAGATGAGGCCATAAGTGATCCCACAAAAATCCCAGTCAGTAGATGTGACACTGTCAGAGAGAAACATGCTGAGAAGCAGCAGGAGACCGAAGCCTCACAGAAAGAGAAGCCAGCCGTGACCCCTGTCCAGGGAGACGGGGCCTCTTACTATACCCGAGTGGTGGGGAAACCAGTACTCACTGCTGTGTCAGGTGTCACACGGCACTTGGCTAAGCGGCTCCCCACGGAGTCATCCCAAAAGGGGGAGGTAGAAGCCTCTGGAATTGGGGACTCAATACTGAACGCGAAATGTGCAACACAGACTTTGGAAAAAAGGAGTAAAG CCAAACCCAAAGTAAATGTGAAGCCATCTGTGGTCAAGGTTGTTTCATCTCCTAAAGTGGCTCCAAAACGGAAGGCAGTGGAGGTGCACCCTGCTGTCATTGCAGCTGTGAAGCCACTCAGTGCCAGCAGTGTCCTGCAGGAAAGCCCCACCAAGAAAGCAGCTGTG GCTGTGGTCCCACTTCTCTCCGAGGATAAATCCGTCGCCATGTCTGAGACAGAAAACCCTAAGGACAG TTCTGTGCTGCCGTCAACCCAGTCTTCTGCAGAGCCTTTGCTCCCAGAAGGGTCTGGCCCTTCTTCGTCCCAGGTAGCAACCAAACCTCGCCGACTGAGCTCTGCCTCGACAGGAAAGCCTCCACTCTCTGTGGAAGATGATTTTGAGAAACTAATATGGGAAATTTCAGGAGGCAAATTAGAAGCTGAGATCGACTTGGATCCTGGGAAAGATGAAGATGACCTTCTGCTTGAGCTGTCAGAGATGATTGACAGCTGA
- the Zc3h11a gene encoding zinc finger CCCH domain-containing protein 11A isoform X3, translating to MPNQGEDCYFYFYSTCTKGDSCPFRHCEAALGNETVCTLWQEGRCFRQVCRFRHMEIDKKRSEIPCYWENQPMGCQKLNCAFHHNRGRYVDGLFLPPSKTVLPTVPELQEEEVKASQLTVQQNKLSVQSNPSPQLRSVMKVESSENVPSPTHPPVVINAADDDEDDDDQFSEEGDESKSPALQPASDARNGLRAASARKPGVSFKQEGSLGVSSTLHQPQPNPGPEKENVRTVVRTVTLSSKQEEPLVRLSLTERLGKRKFSLGSDSEPPLKRSLAQRLGKKVEAPETNIDKTPKKERVNKAGEIHVKTLEEILLERASQKRGELQTKLKTEEPTRADDSPSGAKSSSSLRIKTFSEVLAEKKHRQQEMEKQKSKKDTSCPKLTADTEVRKTVTPPPVAVSKGQPGEPAGRARPVQEVHIKTLEEIKLEKALRVQRNSESSASSRPQPETVPGAKRLLRIAKRAGAKEEKKLEPEDIASQSSVTRPEAGESSDEAISDPTKIPVSRCDTVREKHAEKQQETEASQKEKPAVTPVQGDGASYYTRVVGKPVLTAVSGVTRHLAKRLPTESSQKGEVEASGIGDSILNAKCATQTLEKRSKAKPKVNVKPSVVKVVSSPKVAPKRKAVEVHPAVIAAVKPLSASSVLQESPTKKAAVAVVPLLSEDKSVAMSETENPKDSSVLPSTQSSAEPLLPEGSGPSSSQVATKPRRLSSASTGKPPLSVEDDFEKLIWEISGGKLEAEIDLDPGKDEDDLLLELSEMIDS from the exons ATGCCTAATCAGGGAGAAgactgctatttttatttttattctacatgCACCAAA GGTGACAGCTGCCCATTTCGTCACTGTGAAGCTGCACTAGGAAATGAAACTGTTTGCACACTATGGCAAGAAGGTCGCTGTTTTCGACAGGTGTGCAGATTTCGCCACATGGAAATTGAT AAAAAACGAAGTGAAATTCCTTGTTATTGGGAAAACCAGCCAATGGGATGTCAAAAATTAAACTGCGCCTTCCATCACAACAGAGGTCGTTACGTTGATGGACTGTTCCTACCTCCAAGCAAAA CTGTGTTACCCACTGTGCCTGAGTTGCAAGAAGAAGAAGTAAAGGCTAGCCAGCTGACAGTTCAGCAGAACAAACTGTCGGTCCAGTCTAACCCCTCCCCTCAGCTACGCAGTGTAATGAAAGTTGAAAGTTCAGAAAACGTCCCTAGCCCCACACATCCACCAGTTGTAATCAATGCTgcagatgatgatgaagatgatgatg ATCAGTTTTCTGAGGAGGGTGATGAAAGCAAATCGCCTGCCCTGCAGCCCGCTTCTGACGCTCGCAACGGACTGCGAGCGGCTTCTGCCCGCAAACCTGGAGTCAGTTTCAAGCAAG aagGCTCCTTGGGAGTTTCCAGCACCTTACATCAGCCTCAGCCCAATCCGGGCCCTGAAAAGGAGAATGTCCGGACTGTGGTGAGGACAGTAACTCTATCAAGCAAACAAG AAGAGCCCTTGGTTAGACTGAGTCTTACTGAGAGACTGGGGAAACGAAAATTTTCATTGG GTAGTGACAGTGAACCCCCATTAAAGCGAAGCCTTGCACAGAGGCTGGGGAAAAAGGTGGAAGCTCCAGAAACTAACATTGATAAAACACCAAAGAAAG AGAGAGTTAATAAAGCTGGTGAGATCCACGTGAAGACATTGGAAGAAATTCTTCTTGAAAGAGCCAGTCAGAAACGTGGAGAGTTGCAAACTAAACTGAAAACCGAAGAACCTACACGGGCTGATGATTCTCCATCAGGAGCAAAAAGCTCTTCCTCCTTGCGGATCAAAACTTTCTCTGAGGTCCTAGCTGAAAAGAAACATCGGCAGCAGGAAATGGAGAAGCAGAAGTCCAAAAAGGACACAAGCTGCCCCAAGTTGACAGCAGATACTGAAGTGAGAAAGACAGTGACTCCACCACCTGTTGCAGTCAGCAAAGGACAGCCAGGGGAGCCCGCAGGAAGAGCCAGGCCTGTGCAGGAGGTGCATATTAAGACGCTAGAAGAAATTAAACTGGAGAAGGCCCTGAGGGTACAGCGGAACTCTGAGAGCAGTGCCAGCTCCCGGCCTCAACCTGAGACTGTCCCGGGGGCAAAGAGACTGCTCCGCATCGCCAAAAGAGCAG gtgcaaaagaagagaaaaaactcGAACCTGAAGACATTGCTTCTCAGAGCAGTGTTACTAGGCCAGAGGCTGGTGAG AGTTCAGATGAGGCCATAAGTGATCCCACAAAAATCCCAGTCAGTAGATGTGACACTGTCAGAGAGAAACATGCTGAGAAGCAGCAGGAGACCGAAGCCTCACAGAAAGAGAAGCCAGCCGTGACCCCTGTCCAGGGAGACGGGGCCTCTTACTATACCCGAGTGGTGGGGAAACCAGTACTCACTGCTGTGTCAGGTGTCACACGGCACTTGGCTAAGCGGCTCCCCACGGAGTCATCCCAAAAGGGGGAGGTAGAAGCCTCTGGAATTGGGGACTCAATACTGAACGCGAAATGTGCAACACAGACTTTGGAAAAAAGGAGTAAAG CCAAACCCAAAGTAAATGTGAAGCCATCTGTGGTCAAGGTTGTTTCATCTCCTAAAGTGGCTCCAAAACGGAAGGCAGTGGAGGTGCACCCTGCTGTCATTGCAGCTGTGAAGCCACTCAGTGCCAGCAGTGTCCTGCAGGAAAGCCCCACCAAGAAAGCAGCTGTG GCTGTGGTCCCACTTCTCTCCGAGGATAAATCCGTCGCCATGTCTGAGACAGAAAACCCTAAGGACAG TTCTGTGCTGCCGTCAACCCAGTCTTCTGCAGAGCCTTTGCTCCCAGAAGGGTCTGGCCCTTCTTCGTCCCAGGTAGCAACCAAACCTCGCCGACTGAGCTCTGCCTCGACAGGAAAGCCTCCACTCTCTGTGGAAGATGATTTTGAGAAACTAATATGGGAAATTTCAGGAGGCAAATTAGAAGCTGAGATCGACTTGGATCCTGGGAAAGATGAAGATGACCTTCTGCTTGAGCTGTCAGAGATGATTGACAGCTGA
- the Zc3h11a gene encoding zinc finger CCCH domain-containing protein 11A isoform X1, whose amino-acid sequence MPNQGEDCYFYFYSTCTKGDSCPFRHCEAALGNETVCTLWQEGRCFRQVCRFRHMEIDKKRSEIPCYWENQPMGCQKLNCAFHHNRGRYVDGLFLPPSKTVLPTVPELQEEEVKASQLTVQQNKLSVQSNPSPQLRSVMKVESSENVPSPTHPPVVINAADDDEDDDDQFSEEGDESKSPALQPASDARNGLRAASARKPGVSFKQGECLNFGIKTLEEIKSKKMKEKSKKQGEGSLGVSSTLHQPQPNPGPEKENVRTVVRTVTLSSKQEEPLVRLSLTERLGKRKFSLGSDSEPPLKRSLAQRLGKKVEAPETNIDKTPKKERVNKAGEIHVKTLEEILLERASQKRGELQTKLKTEEPTRADDSPSGAKSSSSLRIKTFSEVLAEKKHRQQEMEKQKSKKDTSCPKLTADTEVRKTVTPPPVAVSKGQPGEPAGRARPVQEVHIKTLEEIKLEKALRVQRNSESSASSRPQPETVPGAKRLLRIAKRAGAKEEKKLEPEDIASQSSVTRPEAGESSDEAISDPTKIPVSRCDTVREKHAEKQQETEASQKEKPAVTPVQGDGASYYTRVVGKPVLTAVSGVTRHLAKRLPTESSQKGEVEASGIGDSILNAKCATQTLEKRSKAKPKVNVKPSVVKVVSSPKVAPKRKAVEVHPAVIAAVKPLSASSVLQESPTKKAAVAVVPLLSEDKSVAMSETENPKDSSVLPSTQSSAEPLLPEGSGPSSSQVATKPRRLSSASTGKPPLSVEDDFEKLIWEISGGKLEAEIDLDPGKDEDDLLLELSEMIDS is encoded by the exons ATGCCTAATCAGGGAGAAgactgctatttttatttttattctacatgCACCAAA GGTGACAGCTGCCCATTTCGTCACTGTGAAGCTGCACTAGGAAATGAAACTGTTTGCACACTATGGCAAGAAGGTCGCTGTTTTCGACAGGTGTGCAGATTTCGCCACATGGAAATTGAT AAAAAACGAAGTGAAATTCCTTGTTATTGGGAAAACCAGCCAATGGGATGTCAAAAATTAAACTGCGCCTTCCATCACAACAGAGGTCGTTACGTTGATGGACTGTTCCTACCTCCAAGCAAAA CTGTGTTACCCACTGTGCCTGAGTTGCAAGAAGAAGAAGTAAAGGCTAGCCAGCTGACAGTTCAGCAGAACAAACTGTCGGTCCAGTCTAACCCCTCCCCTCAGCTACGCAGTGTAATGAAAGTTGAAAGTTCAGAAAACGTCCCTAGCCCCACACATCCACCAGTTGTAATCAATGCTgcagatgatgatgaagatgatgatg ATCAGTTTTCTGAGGAGGGTGATGAAAGCAAATCGCCTGCCCTGCAGCCCGCTTCTGACGCTCGCAACGGACTGCGAGCGGCTTCTGCCCGCAAACCTGGAGTCAGTTTCAAGCAAG GTGAATGTTTGAACTTTGGAATAAAAACTCTTGAGGAAAttaagtcaaagaaaatgaaggaaaaatccAAGAAACAAGGTG aagGCTCCTTGGGAGTTTCCAGCACCTTACATCAGCCTCAGCCCAATCCGGGCCCTGAAAAGGAGAATGTCCGGACTGTGGTGAGGACAGTAACTCTATCAAGCAAACAAG AAGAGCCCTTGGTTAGACTGAGTCTTACTGAGAGACTGGGGAAACGAAAATTTTCATTGG GTAGTGACAGTGAACCCCCATTAAAGCGAAGCCTTGCACAGAGGCTGGGGAAAAAGGTGGAAGCTCCAGAAACTAACATTGATAAAACACCAAAGAAAG AGAGAGTTAATAAAGCTGGTGAGATCCACGTGAAGACATTGGAAGAAATTCTTCTTGAAAGAGCCAGTCAGAAACGTGGAGAGTTGCAAACTAAACTGAAAACCGAAGAACCTACACGGGCTGATGATTCTCCATCAGGAGCAAAAAGCTCTTCCTCCTTGCGGATCAAAACTTTCTCTGAGGTCCTAGCTGAAAAGAAACATCGGCAGCAGGAAATGGAGAAGCAGAAGTCCAAAAAGGACACAAGCTGCCCCAAGTTGACAGCAGATACTGAAGTGAGAAAGACAGTGACTCCACCACCTGTTGCAGTCAGCAAAGGACAGCCAGGGGAGCCCGCAGGAAGAGCCAGGCCTGTGCAGGAGGTGCATATTAAGACGCTAGAAGAAATTAAACTGGAGAAGGCCCTGAGGGTACAGCGGAACTCTGAGAGCAGTGCCAGCTCCCGGCCTCAACCTGAGACTGTCCCGGGGGCAAAGAGACTGCTCCGCATCGCCAAAAGAGCAG gtgcaaaagaagagaaaaaactcGAACCTGAAGACATTGCTTCTCAGAGCAGTGTTACTAGGCCAGAGGCTGGTGAG AGTTCAGATGAGGCCATAAGTGATCCCACAAAAATCCCAGTCAGTAGATGTGACACTGTCAGAGAGAAACATGCTGAGAAGCAGCAGGAGACCGAAGCCTCACAGAAAGAGAAGCCAGCCGTGACCCCTGTCCAGGGAGACGGGGCCTCTTACTATACCCGAGTGGTGGGGAAACCAGTACTCACTGCTGTGTCAGGTGTCACACGGCACTTGGCTAAGCGGCTCCCCACGGAGTCATCCCAAAAGGGGGAGGTAGAAGCCTCTGGAATTGGGGACTCAATACTGAACGCGAAATGTGCAACACAGACTTTGGAAAAAAGGAGTAAAG CCAAACCCAAAGTAAATGTGAAGCCATCTGTGGTCAAGGTTGTTTCATCTCCTAAAGTGGCTCCAAAACGGAAGGCAGTGGAGGTGCACCCTGCTGTCATTGCAGCTGTGAAGCCACTCAGTGCCAGCAGTGTCCTGCAGGAAAGCCCCACCAAGAAAGCAGCTGTG GCTGTGGTCCCACTTCTCTCCGAGGATAAATCCGTCGCCATGTCTGAGACAGAAAACCCTAAGGACAG TTCTGTGCTGCCGTCAACCCAGTCTTCTGCAGAGCCTTTGCTCCCAGAAGGGTCTGGCCCTTCTTCGTCCCAGGTAGCAACCAAACCTCGCCGACTGAGCTCTGCCTCGACAGGAAAGCCTCCACTCTCTGTGGAAGATGATTTTGAGAAACTAATATGGGAAATTTCAGGAGGCAAATTAGAAGCTGAGATCGACTTGGATCCTGGGAAAGATGAAGATGACCTTCTGCTTGAGCTGTCAGAGATGATTGACAGCTGA